The proteins below come from a single Stutzerimonas stutzeri RCH2 genomic window:
- a CDS encoding LysR substrate-binding domain-containing protein, protein MPDSVIAASRMPPLYALRAFEVAARFGSFTQAAQSLFITQSAVSRHVKTLEEHLGCQLFERHGSRLALTDAGRLLAQELKIGFRTIENACVAVTRQRGALRLKAPSTLTMRWLLGTLEGFQVANPQSRVQLTSAWMDLDTVDFSSEPFDCAILLGNGSFPADWRRVKLFDEWLVPVCAPELLGALPWNTQHLAEVELIHPSRDCRDWRRWLQRTGRADQVAWQQGKLFDTLELGISAAAQGHGVSIGDLALVGAELQRGSLVLPFQQAVKSGDSYYLVWPGAGNESVTLTRMRDYLLEHLPDITSQGVELLD, encoded by the coding sequence ATGCCGGATTCGGTCATTGCAGCGTCACGCATGCCGCCTCTCTATGCCCTGCGGGCCTTTGAGGTGGCGGCGCGTTTCGGCTCGTTCACCCAGGCTGCGCAGAGCCTGTTCATCACCCAGAGTGCGGTGAGCCGGCATGTGAAGACGCTGGAGGAGCATCTTGGCTGCCAGCTATTCGAGCGGCATGGCTCGCGGTTGGCGTTGACCGACGCCGGGCGCTTGCTGGCGCAGGAGCTCAAGATCGGCTTTCGCACCATCGAGAACGCCTGCGTCGCTGTTACTCGTCAGCGCGGTGCGCTGCGCCTGAAAGCGCCGTCTACCCTGACCATGCGCTGGTTGCTGGGCACTCTGGAGGGCTTTCAGGTGGCCAATCCGCAGAGCCGCGTGCAGCTCACCAGCGCCTGGATGGACCTGGATACGGTGGATTTCAGTAGCGAGCCGTTCGACTGCGCGATCCTGCTCGGCAATGGCAGTTTTCCCGCCGACTGGCGGCGGGTGAAGCTGTTCGATGAATGGCTGGTGCCGGTTTGTGCGCCGGAGTTGCTCGGTGCCTTGCCCTGGAATACGCAGCACCTGGCCGAGGTCGAACTCATTCATCCGTCGCGCGATTGCCGGGACTGGCGACGCTGGTTGCAGCGTACCGGCCGCGCGGATCAGGTGGCCTGGCAGCAAGGCAAGCTGTTCGACACCCTGGAGCTGGGCATCTCCGCCGCGGCGCAGGGGCATGGCGTGTCGATTGGCGACCTGGCGCTGGTCGGCGCGGAGCTGCAGCGCGGCAGCCTGGTGCTGCCCTTTCAGCAGGCGGTGAAGTCCGGCGACAGCTATTACCTGGTCTGGCCGGGCGCGGGCAATGAGTCGGTCACCCTGACACGCATGCGCGACTACCTGCTCGAGCATCTGCCGGATATCACCAGCCAGGGCGTCGAGCTGTTGGATTGA